The stretch of DNA ATGCGTAGAACGGGCCGGCTACCAGGTAGCCGATATCATTCTCGAACCACTCGCATCTTCGTATTCTGTACTTGATGACGAGGAAAAAGAAGCCGGTGTTGTGCTTGTGGATATCGGAGGGGGCACCACTGATGTTGCCATCTTCCAGGATAACACTATCCGACATACGGCCGTCATTGCTATAGCAGGCAAAAAAGTAACCGATGATATCCGTATGGGGCTAAGCGTGTTAGACGATCAGGCTGAGAAGCTCAAGCGGAATCACGGCGAAGCCTATATTGAACTTATTGAAGAAGATGAAGCTATCACAGTACCCGGCATTGCGGGTCGTCCGCCCAAAGAAATCACCAAAGGTATTTTAGCCAAAATTATACAGGCTCGGATGGAAGAGATCCTCGAAATTGTGGCTATTGAAACAAAACGAAGCGGTTATGCCGACTCGCTGAGTGCGGGTGTCGTACTGAGCGGCGGTGGTTCGCTCATCAAAAATGTATGCCCCCTGGCCAACGAAGTACTAGGTATGGATGCCAAAATTGGCAAACCAATGGGACTCAGCGGCGGACTTATTGAAGAAGTGCAAAATCCTATTTACGCCACCTCGGTGGGACTGGTTATGCACGCAATTGAAACAGGCAGTGGTCCTGCCAACCAGGCTATCGTTCCATCATCAACCAAAGGATCTAGTGTAGAAAAGGTAATGAACCGCATCGCCAACCGTATGAAGAGTTGGTTCAAAGAACTTTAATATGGATAAAAAATAATATGGATAAGAATCTAAAAACTATAAAAAACCGCCCCGGCATCCCTCCTGTAGAGGAGATACAAAAAAGGGGCTGGACAGGTTTAAACCTAAATCAATCATCAACAACTAGCAATCAAACAGCAACAAAAATAAAAATACAGCAATCAAAAAGGAGTAACTATTATGTCTAACTTAAACTCTCGTTTTAGTTTTGACATCGACGGTCAAGACAATGCGAAAATAAAAGTCGTGGGTGTTGGAGGCGGCGGCGGTAATGCCGTTAACAACATGATCCACAAAGGTCTGACCAGTG from Fodinibius salinus encodes:
- the ftsA gene encoding cell division protein FtsA; its protein translation is MEEQEDRIVVGLDIGTTKVCAIVASIDPQDRIHILGVGKSPSDGLNRGVVVNIDKTVNAIQTAVEQAQLASGIEVNSVNVGIAGDHIRSMRSKGVITINNRDNEITVDDVDRLLKDCRQIMLPTDQEIIHVIPQEFVVDGQDGISDPVGMSGMRMEAEVHIITGLVSAAKNIYRCVERAGYQVADIILEPLASSYSVLDDEEKEAGVVLVDIGGGTTDVAIFQDNTIRHTAVIAIAGKKVTDDIRMGLSVLDDQAEKLKRNHGEAYIELIEEDEAITVPGIAGRPPKEITKGILAKIIQARMEEILEIVAIETKRSGYADSLSAGVVLSGGGSLIKNVCPLANEVLGMDAKIGKPMGLSGGLIEEVQNPIYATSVGLVMHAIETGSGPANQAIVPSSTKGSSVEKVMNRIANRMKSWFKEL